A genomic window from Triticum urartu cultivar G1812 chromosome 7, Tu2.1, whole genome shotgun sequence includes:
- the LOC125525440 gene encoding glycine-rich cell wall structural protein 1.0-like, protein MAAIKLVSLSLVVLLSIGLASATRVVRYASSTGTGSGVGNGGGTVNGSGGGTGSGNGNAYSGSSGAHANAGGGGSGGGASQDGGTGHGAGSGDGSSSSYTSDGRYTYGGDSYAGGNGAGSGGGQAAGPGSSGYGAGGGAGSGSSAASGGWYPYANANANGNGGGTGTGQNGGGGGGTGGGSGNAGAYP, encoded by the coding sequence ATGGCTGCCATTAAGCTTGTGTCACTTAGCTTGGTTGTGCTGCTGAGCATTGGGTTAGCCAGCGCCACTAGGGTAGTTAGATACGCCAGCTCCACGGGGACAGGCTCGGGAGTGGGGAATGGTGGTGGCACTGTGAACGGTAGCGGTGGAGGGACTGGGAGTGGCAATGGGAATGCCTACAGTGGTAGTAGTGGAGCCCATGCAAATGCGGGAGGGGGCGGTAGCGGGGGTGGTGCGTCGCAGGATGGCGGCACCGGACATGGCGCTGGGTCCGGCGACGGCTCAAGCTCTAGCTATACGAGCGACGGAAGATATACCTATGGTGGTGATTCTTATGCAGGCGGTAATGGTGCCGGCAGCGGCGGCGGACAGGCAGCGGGCCCTGGTTCCAGCGGTTACGGAGCCGGTGGTGGTGCTGGTTCTGGCTCTAGCGCGGCAAGTGGTGGCTGGTACCCATATGCGAATGCCAATGCTAATGGTAACGGTGGAGGCACAGGAACTGGTCagaacggcggcggcggtggcggcacaGGAGGTGGCAGCGGTAATGCTGGTGCATACCCTTAA